The Variovorax sp. RA8 genomic sequence GCGGAATGTCGGTTGAAAAAGTGGTTCTCGTCCCGGTGTGGCACGAAGCGGAGTACCTGTTCTCGGAGCAAGAGCGAGCGGCCCTCGCCTGGTCCGAGGAGGTCACCCTCGTCAGCGAAACACATGCTTCCGATGAAGCCTACGAGGCGGCGTTGGCAGTGTTCGGCGAGAAGGACTTGGTCAACCTGACCCTCACCATCGCAGCGATGAACGCCATCAACCGCATGGGCATCAGCTTCCGCATGAAGCCGCGGGCGAAAGCTTAACGGCTGCGGAGCTCAGCTCCGTTGGCTGAGCTTGGGGGTTCCATCCAGCGATGCGGCATCAACTTTCCGATCT encodes the following:
- a CDS encoding carboxymuconolactone decarboxylase family protein; translated protein: MTRAVWFQASPEGAKAIGGLHHFITSGTSLPSQLIHLVFLRVSQINGCAHCIDIHTRDLMTGGMSVEKVVLVPVWHEAEYLFSEQERAALAWSEEVTLVSETHASDEAYEAALAVFGEKDLVNLTLTIAAMNAINRMGISFRMKPRAKA